In a single window of the Thermogemmatispora onikobensis genome:
- a CDS encoding glycosyltransferase family 2 protein encodes MQQMEMSSLAIPQRADTAVTAVADKEERQGVGISVVIPVMNEQENIRLLFERLIAQLEQLGQSYEVIFVDDGSTDNTFAEVKALHDEHPGIVRVIRFRKNFGKTPALVAGFSRCRGKIVFTMDGDLQDDPAEIPRFLEKLEEGYDLVSGWKYPRLDPITKTFPSRVFNALVRTLTGVPLHDINNGFKAYRREVIDDAHLKLYGEFHRFVPVMAQWRGYRVTEIKVRHHPRRFGVSKFGARRFARGLIDLLNVLFLTTFLRTPLRLFGPFGFWTFLLGLLIDAWVVIRSRLIDNQPIHTQPMLFVGILLMIFGVQFVLVGLQSEMIRHYAFQPGEEYSIKQEIDVQ; translated from the coding sequence ATGCAGCAGATGGAAATGTCATCGCTAGCTATTCCCCAGCGAGCGGATACCGCCGTCACTGCCGTTGCTGACAAGGAAGAGAGGCAGGGCGTGGGGATCTCGGTCGTGATCCCGGTCATGAACGAGCAGGAGAATATTCGACTTCTCTTTGAGCGACTGATCGCCCAGCTAGAGCAGCTCGGTCAGTCCTATGAGGTGATCTTTGTCGATGATGGCAGCACCGATAATACTTTTGCTGAAGTGAAGGCCCTGCACGATGAGCATCCCGGTATCGTGCGTGTCATTCGCTTCCGCAAAAATTTTGGCAAGACGCCAGCCCTGGTGGCGGGCTTTAGCCGCTGTCGGGGAAAGATTGTCTTTACGATGGATGGCGATCTCCAGGATGATCCCGCCGAGATCCCGCGCTTCCTGGAGAAGCTTGAGGAGGGCTATGATCTGGTCTCCGGCTGGAAGTATCCGCGTCTCGACCCTATTACCAAAACTTTCCCCTCGCGTGTCTTCAATGCGCTGGTCAGGACGCTGACCGGTGTCCCGCTGCACGATATCAATAATGGCTTTAAGGCCTATCGGCGCGAGGTCATCGATGATGCCCACCTCAAGCTCTATGGCGAGTTCCATCGCTTTGTCCCGGTTATGGCCCAGTGGCGTGGCTACCGAGTGACCGAGATCAAGGTTCGCCATCACCCTCGTCGCTTCGGGGTCTCCAAGTTTGGGGCCCGGCGCTTCGCTCGCGGGTTGATCGATCTGCTCAATGTGCTCTTCCTGACAACCTTTCTGCGTACGCCTTTGCGCCTCTTCGGCCCCTTCGGCTTCTGGACGTTCCTGCTCGGGTTGCTGATCGATGCCTGGGTGGTGATTCGCAGCCGCCTGATCGACAACCAGCCTATTCATACGCAGCCAATGCTCTTTGTTGGCATTCTACTGATGATCTTCGGAGTTCAATTCGTCCTGGTGGGCCTGCAAAGCGAGATGATCCGCCATTATGCCTTCCAGCCGGGGGAGGAGTATAGTATTAAGCAGGAAATCGATGTCCAATGA
- a CDS encoding lysylphosphatidylglycerol synthase transmembrane domain-containing protein encodes MSRAVLIRWVKALVRFGLPVVVLVFFALQVKNNWSALASHRFEWNPVLLGLAFLGFVLQELSFGLIWKNVLARLGYQLSLGASLRIYLASEFVRYIPGNVWHVLTRILWVGKYGVPRSLAFTSMVVELVTKLATAAFVFALSLLFWRDVHALGSTQGIFFLAFSAVAVLAVLIGLHPRILGGLLNLALRLLRREPVRLALRYRDILLVSFFWCLSWLIAGLAFYVLVLALWPETPLLALPICIGIYALGWDIGFISFITPSGLGFREGAIALLFAFSLPALPAALGYVMALLSRLVSTLAELLCVSAAYLGGLRQVRQIRAEQAAEQREQQGAGTSSEAHLTALKDEERASLPAASSIAQEVQAEQASQIPETTVSEETVASHEGGRGYEN; translated from the coding sequence ATGAGCAGAGCGGTCCTTATACGCTGGGTCAAGGCCCTGGTGCGCTTCGGTCTGCCAGTGGTAGTGCTGGTCTTCTTCGCTCTCCAGGTGAAGAATAACTGGAGCGCCCTGGCCTCCCATCGCTTCGAGTGGAATCCGGTCCTGCTGGGTCTGGCTTTCCTGGGTTTTGTGCTGCAGGAGCTATCTTTCGGGCTGATCTGGAAAAATGTTCTAGCCCGTCTCGGCTACCAGTTGTCCCTGGGTGCCAGTCTGCGCATCTATCTGGCCTCGGAGTTTGTGCGCTATATCCCTGGTAACGTCTGGCATGTGCTGACGCGCATCCTCTGGGTCGGAAAATATGGCGTGCCCCGTTCGCTGGCATTCACCAGCATGGTGGTCGAGCTGGTGACGAAGCTGGCGACCGCTGCCTTCGTCTTCGCGCTCAGCCTCTTGTTCTGGCGCGACGTTCATGCGCTCGGCTCGACCCAGGGCATCTTCTTTCTGGCCTTCAGCGCTGTCGCTGTGCTGGCGGTGCTGATCGGGCTGCATCCGCGCATCCTGGGGGGCCTGCTCAACCTGGCTCTGCGTCTTCTCCGTCGGGAGCCGGTGAGGCTGGCTCTGCGCTATCGCGATATTTTGCTGGTTTCCTTCTTCTGGTGCCTGAGCTGGTTGATCGCTGGCCTGGCTTTCTATGTACTGGTATTGGCTTTGTGGCCAGAGACCCCTCTGCTGGCCCTGCCGATCTGCATCGGCATTTACGCGCTCGGTTGGGATATCGGCTTTATCTCGTTTATCACGCCGAGTGGTTTGGGTTTCCGCGAGGGGGCCATCGCTCTCCTCTTTGCTTTCTCGCTGCCCGCTTTGCCTGCGGCCCTCGGCTACGTCATGGCCTTGCTCTCGCGCCTGGTCTCGACGCTAGCCGAACTGCTCTGCGTCAGCGCGGCCTATCTCGGTGGCCTGCGTCAGGTACGCCAGATTCGTGCGGAGCAGGCGGCAGAGCAGAGAGAGCAGCAAGGTGCTGGAACGTCGTCAGAGGCGCACTTGACTGCCCTAAAGGATGAAGAAAGGGCATCCCTGCCAGCAGCAAGCTCGATCGCCCAAGAAGTGCAGGCAGAGCAAGCAAGCCAGATCCCAGAGACCACAGTCTCAGAGGAGACGGTTGCTTCCCACGAAGGAGGGAGGGGGTATGAAAACTAG
- a CDS encoding DUF2079 domain-containing protein, protein MKTSSALRKWLAVCWNRLYLYPPPEPLPRRRSFWAAMVVVAGAALLFSAFFIWYLTTRQDAFQTNAEDLGIMDQAVWSILHSAVPHQTICNIVGDTNCYSSNGISRFAIHFEPILFPVALLYLLWATPKTLLVLQTLVVATGAFPAFWLARLRLRNEWIAVGFAFLYLLHPLQNLALLNDFHAVTFTSALLLFVLYFMYTRQTAWTVVFAVLAMACKEEIPVLVALFGLWSLLFQRCWRAGLGLVLLALVWVGLELVITRLSGGPLLASRYAHLGNGPLDIAKNILLHPLAILKQYVFEQQHFFYLRQVLSPTGYLPLLAPWVLLLAVPTLALNLLSSKPDMYSGLYHYNAEIVPVLIFASIEAVVVIGWAAQWLLRWGRALWQRATAAWESWRSRLATHGATDLLGRSSGALSWGQLILLTLLMCYLLVSVGRAAEAHGTVPFSPGFKWPAITAHNRLAEHFIEMIPPTASVSAQSALVPHISHRQRIYLFPYQDQEADYIFLDVTSDMYPLFLSSYTAEVKKVLFSGQYGIVAAQDGYLLLKRGLPAPGISPLSPVQNGPEALPALPSAFCSFQWVTAQQVEHPITATFRKSDSAQPLVDVVGYSTPTPATIDGGTYLQYTFYLRARSASLPALNLLVLLRDSAGQEHLLAQDFPGFAFCPTTTWQPGQIYMLRTLAFSLGSAHVAPGLAHISMALVPASHSGSTMMDVQARLPVQLQGASGAVRALPDARELQLTSVIVR, encoded by the coding sequence ATGAAAACTAGCTCTGCTCTGCGTAAGTGGCTGGCTGTCTGCTGGAATCGCCTCTATCTCTATCCACCACCTGAGCCGTTACCCCGCCGACGCTCCTTCTGGGCGGCGATGGTAGTGGTGGCTGGGGCGGCTCTTCTCTTTTCGGCCTTCTTTATCTGGTATTTGACGACACGCCAGGATGCTTTCCAGACCAATGCCGAAGACCTGGGGATTATGGATCAGGCGGTCTGGTCAATTCTGCATAGCGCGGTCCCCCATCAGACGATCTGCAATATTGTTGGCGATACCAATTGCTATAGTAGTAACGGGATTAGTCGCTTCGCGATCCACTTTGAGCCAATCCTCTTCCCTGTGGCCTTGCTCTATTTGCTTTGGGCGACGCCGAAGACGCTGCTCGTGCTTCAGACACTGGTGGTGGCTACAGGCGCCTTCCCCGCTTTCTGGCTGGCTCGCCTGCGCTTGCGCAACGAGTGGATCGCTGTAGGTTTTGCCTTTCTTTATCTGTTACATCCTCTCCAGAACCTGGCCTTGCTCAACGACTTCCACGCCGTCACCTTTACCTCTGCTCTCTTGCTCTTTGTCCTCTATTTTATGTATACGCGGCAGACGGCGTGGACCGTCGTCTTTGCGGTCCTGGCCATGGCCTGTAAGGAGGAAATTCCTGTCCTGGTGGCCCTCTTCGGTCTGTGGTCGCTCCTCTTCCAGCGCTGCTGGCGCGCCGGTCTCGGTCTCGTGCTGCTGGCTCTTGTCTGGGTCGGTCTGGAGCTAGTAATTACGCGCCTCTCCGGGGGGCCGCTGTTGGCCTCGCGCTATGCTCATCTTGGCAACGGGCCGCTCGATATTGCGAAGAACATCTTGCTCCATCCGCTCGCGATTCTGAAACAGTATGTCTTTGAGCAGCAGCATTTCTTCTATCTGCGTCAGGTCCTCAGCCCCACGGGCTATTTGCCGCTGCTGGCTCCCTGGGTCCTGTTGCTGGCGGTGCCGACCCTGGCCCTCAATTTGCTCAGCTCGAAGCCCGATATGTACAGTGGCCTCTACCACTACAATGCCGAGATCGTCCCTGTGCTGATTTTCGCAAGCATTGAGGCGGTAGTGGTTATTGGCTGGGCAGCGCAGTGGCTGCTGCGTTGGGGGCGTGCCCTCTGGCAGAGAGCAACGGCAGCCTGGGAGAGCTGGCGCTCGCGTCTGGCCACTCATGGCGCGACAGACCTGCTGGGGCGCTCGTCGGGTGCTCTGAGCTGGGGACAGCTCATCTTGCTGACACTGCTCATGTGCTACTTGCTCGTCTCAGTGGGGCGGGCCGCTGAAGCTCATGGCACCGTGCCTTTTTCGCCAGGTTTCAAATGGCCAGCGATCACTGCCCATAACCGGCTCGCGGAGCACTTTATCGAGATGATCCCGCCCACGGCCTCTGTTTCGGCCCAGTCGGCTCTCGTCCCCCATATCAGTCATCGGCAGCGTATCTATCTCTTCCCTTATCAAGATCAAGAGGCCGATTATATCTTTCTTGATGTCACGAGCGATATGTATCCGCTCTTCCTGAGCAGCTATACTGCTGAGGTCAAGAAGGTTCTCTTCAGTGGGCAATACGGTATCGTAGCCGCTCAAGATGGCTATCTCCTGCTGAAACGTGGCCTCCCAGCTCCGGGCATCTCGCCCCTCTCACCAGTGCAGAACGGGCCAGAGGCTTTGCCCGCTCTGCCCTCCGCTTTCTGCTCCTTCCAGTGGGTTACAGCCCAACAGGTGGAGCATCCGATCACAGCAACTTTTAGGAAGAGTGACAGCGCTCAACCGTTAGTCGATGTGGTAGGCTACAGTACGCCGACACCAGCGACGATCGATGGCGGAACCTATCTGCAGTATACATTCTATCTGCGCGCCAGAAGCGCCTCGCTACCCGCGCTCAATCTCCTGGTCTTGCTCAGGGATAGCGCCGGTCAGGAGCATCTGTTAGCGCAGGACTTCCCAGGCTTCGCTTTTTGCCCAACAACGACCTGGCAGCCTGGCCAGATCTACATGTTGAGGACCCTGGCTTTCAGCCTGGGGTCTGCCCATGTCGCTCCCGGGCTAGCCCATATTTCTATGGCGCTTGTACCTGCGAGCCATTCGGGCAGTACAATGATGGATGTGCAGGCCAGATTGCCTGTGCAGCTGCAGGGTGCATCTGGAGCAGTAAGGGCGCTACCGGATGCACGGGAGTTGCAGTTGACGAGCGTGATTGTTCGCTAA
- a CDS encoding DUF4388 domain-containing protein translates to MAKGRDKTADSLLPVLEFFRARQQTGLLSVERLRNGQLEEGEIYLRAGRPVYAAAGQLAGQDALNLLLTWSPIRFAFFADAPYPMRSDSSSLPAARLTPLLPGVTRSESDPQLPLTPEKVNDDAAGYIGISTYGSSYKPGLEWLVPRRLSNDLSVLSLLSRRQRSVYLLVDGRRTVADLARCTKKSVQEIERILIELQEQGLVAI, encoded by the coding sequence ATGGCTAAAGGTCGTGACAAGACTGCTGATAGTCTTTTACCTGTGCTGGAATTCTTCCGGGCGAGGCAGCAGACGGGGCTGCTCAGCGTGGAGCGCCTGCGCAATGGGCAGCTTGAAGAAGGGGAGATCTATTTGCGCGCCGGTCGTCCCGTCTATGCCGCCGCCGGTCAACTTGCTGGTCAGGATGCGCTCAATCTCCTGTTGACCTGGAGCCCTATTCGCTTCGCCTTTTTTGCGGATGCTCCTTATCCTATGCGCTCCGATAGCTCCTCTCTACCTGCGGCCCGTCTGACTCCTTTGCTGCCTGGGGTGACGCGCAGCGAGAGTGATCCGCAGCTCCCTCTGACGCCGGAGAAGGTGAACGACGATGCTGCTGGCTATATTGGCATATCCACATATGGGAGCAGCTATAAGCCCGGCCTTGAATGGCTGGTACCGCGGCGTCTGAGCAATGACCTGAGCGTCTTGTCGTTGCTGAGTCGGCGGCAGCGCTCGGTGTATCTGCTGGTCGATGGGCGGCGCACCGTGGCTGATCTTGCCCGTTGTACCAAGAAGAGCGTGCAGGAGATTGAACGCATCCTGATCGAGCTGCAAGAGCAAGGCCTGGTGGCTATCTGA
- the mfd gene encoding transcription-repair coupling factor, with translation MTLQGLLSLLTQRSDFKRLLRRLRAAEGLPVLDAITEPARPFVIAALAAAYEQPLLIVTDEEEGARQMAESLAAFAPEGRQVLYFPGRTALPYERLLSDAETIQKRMQVLIRLARYEPQLLLVCAARALTQPLMPSHELSRTLYELQQGEELDLSLLLEHLYNLGYEPVAEVEEPGQFSHRGGIVDLFPPTLSRPVRVEFFGDQVESLRTFDPETQRSLNPLTSCLIGPAREALPTRGVQAARELEKLDLRILHRDAEERWRRDLELLRQGRSFEDIALYLPYLHEPVTLLDYLPKDALVILDEPEHIQNRIRDLDAQAQEIKARLEAERENPAHLRPAHFSWEELSPRLQQRRQLYFAGILASTGEHDPDGASAPAQEPLLPTCSSANSYGGRIRAFVHDCRKALARRERVVIVTAQARRLAEVFADEVSTEEEIPIHASPGSSIKELPAEGSLTLIQGHLAEGWQSRTLGLSVYSDAEIFGWSKHRPAQRRRPVTPASFLTELNPGDYVVHQEHGIGRFEGLVRMNLTGVEREYLLIRYAGNDKLYIPTDQLDRVTRYIGMGEAVPALSKLGSTEWTRAKARVKESVQDVARELLRLYSLRETTEGHAFPPDTEQPWLQELEDAFPYEETPDQARAIEEVKADMERPRPMDRLVCGDVGYGKTEVALRAAFKAVLDQRQVAVLVPTTVLALQHYNTFKERLKPYPVRVELLSRFRSEKEQKQILEDLALGKIDIIIGTHRLLQKDVVFFQLGLLIIDEEQRFGVMHKERLKQLRTEVDVLTMTATPIPRTLHMALVNLRDMSVIETPPQERLPIRTAIREYDEGLIREVILRELDRGGQVFFVHNRVAGIQMLAQKLQQLVPEARIAVAHGQMNEEQLERIMLGFANGEYDVLVSTTIIENGLDIPNANTIIVNNAAHFGLAQLYQLRGRVGRSAQQAYAYFLYNKEARLTPLQEKRLRAIFEATELGAGFRIAMKDLELRGAGNLLGAEQSGFMNSVGFDLYCKLLAEAVQELQGKKEETGMPGVTIDLPLDAYLPDEYIGDRTLKVNFYQRLANLTTHEQVETIAAELTDRFGAPPPPVQNLLTLIRLKIEAAHQGIEAISLKNNELVVTVRRSVIPNRVALYHRFRNEARVQQGVIRIPRRLLGSNWLQQLSELLPMMTTAA, from the coding sequence TTGACACTCCAAGGCTTATTATCACTACTGACCCAAAGAAGCGATTTCAAACGACTACTTAGACGGCTGCGCGCTGCCGAAGGGCTGCCGGTTCTTGACGCCATCACAGAACCGGCTCGTCCTTTCGTTATCGCGGCACTGGCGGCGGCATACGAGCAGCCGTTGCTTATCGTCACTGACGAAGAAGAAGGGGCGCGGCAGATGGCGGAGAGCCTGGCCGCGTTCGCTCCGGAGGGCAGGCAGGTCCTCTACTTTCCGGGGCGCACCGCCCTGCCATATGAGCGGCTCCTGAGCGATGCCGAGACGATTCAGAAGCGCATGCAGGTCCTCATCCGCCTGGCGCGATATGAGCCACAGCTGCTGCTTGTCTGCGCGGCGAGGGCCTTGACACAACCGCTGATGCCGTCTCATGAGCTGAGTCGCACGCTCTATGAGCTGCAGCAGGGCGAGGAGCTGGACCTCTCGCTGCTGCTGGAGCACCTCTACAATCTCGGCTACGAACCAGTAGCCGAGGTTGAGGAACCAGGTCAATTCAGTCATCGCGGGGGGATTGTTGACCTTTTTCCCCCGACGTTGAGCCGCCCGGTGCGTGTAGAGTTCTTTGGCGATCAAGTTGAGTCGCTGCGAACTTTCGACCCGGAGACCCAGCGCTCGCTCAATCCGCTCACAAGCTGTCTGATTGGGCCAGCGCGCGAGGCCCTCCCAACGCGAGGAGTCCAGGCGGCACGTGAGCTAGAGAAGCTCGACCTGCGCATCCTCCACCGTGACGCCGAGGAGCGCTGGCGCCGCGATCTCGAACTGCTGCGCCAGGGTCGTTCTTTCGAGGACATCGCTCTCTATCTGCCCTACTTACACGAGCCGGTGACGCTGCTCGATTACCTTCCCAAGGACGCCCTTGTGATCCTGGACGAGCCTGAGCATATCCAGAACCGCATTCGCGACCTGGATGCCCAGGCCCAGGAGATCAAGGCGCGTCTGGAAGCGGAGCGCGAGAACCCGGCCCACCTGCGACCGGCGCACTTCTCCTGGGAGGAGCTCAGCCCACGGCTGCAGCAGCGGCGACAGCTCTATTTCGCCGGCATCCTCGCCTCCACTGGAGAGCACGATCCCGATGGCGCCTCTGCACCCGCACAAGAGCCGCTGCTGCCAACGTGCAGCAGTGCCAACTCCTACGGTGGACGCATCCGGGCCTTCGTCCATGACTGTCGCAAAGCGCTGGCCAGGCGCGAGCGAGTTGTAATTGTGACAGCCCAGGCGCGTCGCCTGGCCGAGGTCTTCGCTGACGAGGTCAGCACTGAAGAAGAGATACCGATTCACGCCAGTCCCGGCAGCAGCATCAAAGAACTGCCCGCCGAGGGCAGCCTCACCCTCATTCAGGGGCACCTGGCAGAGGGCTGGCAATCGCGAACCCTGGGTCTCAGCGTCTACTCTGACGCGGAGATCTTTGGCTGGTCCAAGCACCGCCCGGCCCAGCGGCGCCGGCCAGTCACGCCGGCCTCGTTCCTGACCGAGCTCAATCCCGGCGACTACGTCGTCCATCAGGAGCACGGCATCGGGCGCTTCGAGGGCCTGGTCAGAATGAACCTGACCGGCGTCGAGCGCGAGTATCTGCTCATCCGCTACGCCGGCAACGACAAGCTCTACATCCCAACGGACCAGCTTGATCGGGTGACACGCTATATCGGTATGGGGGAGGCCGTGCCGGCCCTCAGCAAGCTGGGCAGCACCGAATGGACGCGGGCCAAAGCGCGGGTCAAAGAGAGCGTTCAGGACGTCGCACGCGAGCTGCTGCGGCTCTACAGCTTGCGCGAGACTACCGAGGGCCACGCCTTCCCACCCGACACCGAGCAGCCGTGGCTGCAAGAGCTGGAGGACGCCTTCCCCTACGAGGAGACACCGGACCAGGCGCGCGCCATTGAAGAGGTTAAGGCCGATATGGAGCGCCCCAGGCCGATGGATCGCCTGGTGTGCGGCGATGTGGGCTACGGCAAGACCGAGGTTGCTCTGCGCGCCGCCTTCAAGGCCGTGCTGGATCAGCGCCAGGTGGCGGTCCTTGTCCCCACCACAGTCCTGGCCCTCCAGCACTACAACACCTTCAAGGAGCGCCTCAAACCCTATCCCGTCCGGGTCGAGCTGCTCAGCCGCTTCCGCTCCGAGAAGGAGCAGAAGCAGATTCTGGAAGACCTCGCCCTGGGGAAGATCGACATCATCATCGGCACCCATCGCTTGCTGCAGAAGGATGTCGTCTTCTTCCAGCTCGGACTGCTCATCATCGACGAGGAGCAGCGCTTTGGGGTCATGCACAAGGAGCGGCTCAAACAGCTGCGCACCGAGGTCGACGTCCTGACGATGACGGCCACGCCGATCCCCCGCACGCTGCACATGGCCCTGGTCAATCTGCGCGACATGAGCGTCATCGAGACACCGCCCCAGGAGCGCCTGCCGATCCGGACAGCCATCCGTGAATATGACGAAGGACTGATCCGCGAGGTGATCTTGCGCGAACTTGACCGCGGAGGACAGGTCTTCTTCGTCCATAACCGTGTCGCTGGCATCCAGATGCTGGCCCAGAAGCTCCAACAGCTGGTACCAGAAGCACGGATTGCCGTGGCTCACGGACAGATGAACGAGGAGCAGCTGGAGCGGATCATGCTGGGCTTCGCCAACGGCGAGTACGACGTGCTGGTCTCTACTACCATCATCGAAAATGGGCTGGATATTCCCAATGCGAACACCATCATTGTGAACAATGCCGCCCATTTCGGGCTGGCACAGCTCTACCAGCTGCGGGGTCGCGTGGGTCGCTCAGCTCAGCAGGCCTATGCCTACTTCCTCTACAACAAGGAGGCCCGCCTGACACCACTGCAGGAGAAGCGGCTACGCGCCATCTTCGAGGCCACAGAGCTGGGGGCCGGCTTCCGCATCGCCATGAAAGATCTGGAGCTGCGCGGCGCGGGCAATCTGCTCGGGGCGGAACAGTCGGGCTTCATGAACTCGGTGGGCTTCGATCTCTATTGCAAACTGCTGGCCGAGGCAGTGCAGGAGCTGCAGGGCAAGAAAGAAGAGACAGGCATGCCCGGGGTCACCATTGACCTGCCATTGGACGCCTACCTGCCGGATGAGTATATCGGGGATCGCACCCTGAAGGTCAACTTCTACCAGCGCCTGGCCAATCTCACCACCCATGAGCAGGTGGAGACCATCGCTGCTGAGTTGACCGACCGCTTTGGAGCGCCACCGCCCCCAGTGCAGAACTTGCTCACGCTCATCCGGCTCAAAATCGAGGCAGCCCATCAGGGCATTGAAGCTATCTCGCTCAAAAATAATGAGCTGGTGGTTACCGTCAGACGTTCGGTGATTCCGAACCGCGTGGCCCTCTACCATCGCTTCCGTAACGAGGCCCGCGTCCAGCAGGGTGTTATCCGCATTCCACGCCGCTTGCTGGGGTCCAATTGGCTGCAGCAGCTGAGCGAGTTGCTGCCAATGATGACTACAGCAGCCTGA